A genomic window from Qipengyuania oceanensis includes:
- a CDS encoding 2-oxoglutarate dehydrogenase E1 component produces the protein MGNEIHDFMPAMGDQEGPQPGPSWANPRWLSEVVDSDADLTAALDPTQMKLAVAAAAEKGGKPLDAKAIQQAADDSIRAMLLVRLYRVRGHLAANLDPLGLSHRDQPGDLTLEWHGFAGQEDREVFVGGVLGYDWVTVGELFRRLREIYCGDVGLEYMHISDTEERRFLQEQFESPGDTIQFTDEGKRAILAAVVRGEQYEKFLGKKYVGTKRFGLDGGESMIPALEAVIKHGGQLGVREIIYGMAHRGRLNVLANVMGKPYKVIFHEFSGGSATPDEVGGSGDVKYHLGTSTDREFDGIEVHMSLVPNPSHLEAVDPVVLGKARAQQAIRDDLKKHEQVLPVLIHGDAAFAGQGIVWECLGFSGVRGYNTGGCLHFVINNQIGFTTSPQFARSSPYPSDVAKGVQAPILHVNGDDPEAVTFACKLAVDYRQTFGRDIVIDMWCYRRFGHNEGDEPSFTQPIMYDRIRKHPKVSEIYSARLEKEGVIDQAYLDGLITEFTDTLEEDFKAAESYKPNEADWFGGRWAGLNKPVDPETARRNVDTAIERKLFDSLGRTLTTVPDDVTIHKTLGRVLDAKRAMFESGEGFDWATGEALAFGSLVTEGFGVRLSGQDSGRGTFSQRHAVWIDQNDERKYIPLATLPHGKFEVYDSPLSEYGVLGFEYGFAMADPKSLVMWEAQFGDFANGAQIMIDQYIASGEVKWLRANGLVMLLPHGYEGQGPEHSSARLERFLQLCANDNIQVCNITTPANYFHVLRRQMLRPFRKPLVIMTPKSLLRHPLAKSNADEFVGENHFMRIKSDMKEIADKNVRRLVLCSGKVAYDLMERRDKEGLEDVSIVRIEQLYPFPGDPLAIRLKRMTNLEEIVWCQEEPKNNGAWFFVDRLIEQAAADAGKPGMRPVYAGREPAASPATGLAKRHQVQQESLVSIALGLADGGDAARQLKSRKSSKKAG, from the coding sequence AATCCGCGCTGGCTGAGCGAAGTCGTCGATTCCGACGCCGACCTGACTGCTGCCCTCGACCCGACGCAGATGAAGCTCGCGGTCGCGGCAGCTGCGGAAAAGGGTGGCAAGCCGCTAGATGCGAAGGCGATCCAGCAGGCGGCGGACGATTCCATCCGCGCGATGCTGCTCGTGCGGCTTTATCGCGTGCGCGGCCACCTGGCTGCGAATCTCGATCCGCTCGGCCTCTCGCACCGCGACCAGCCGGGCGATCTCACGCTGGAATGGCATGGCTTTGCCGGCCAGGAGGACCGAGAGGTCTTTGTCGGCGGCGTGCTCGGCTACGACTGGGTGACGGTTGGCGAACTCTTCCGCCGCCTACGCGAGATCTACTGCGGCGATGTCGGCCTCGAATACATGCACATTTCCGACACGGAGGAACGCCGCTTCCTCCAGGAACAGTTCGAGAGCCCGGGCGATACGATCCAGTTCACCGACGAAGGCAAGCGCGCGATCCTGGCTGCCGTGGTGCGCGGCGAACAGTACGAGAAGTTCCTCGGCAAGAAATACGTCGGCACCAAGCGCTTCGGTCTCGACGGGGGGGAATCGATGATTCCCGCGCTCGAGGCGGTCATCAAGCATGGCGGCCAGCTGGGCGTGCGCGAGATCATCTACGGCATGGCCCACCGCGGCCGCCTCAACGTTCTCGCGAACGTCATGGGCAAGCCGTACAAGGTCATCTTCCACGAGTTTTCCGGCGGCAGCGCGACGCCCGACGAAGTGGGCGGTTCGGGCGACGTGAAATATCACCTCGGCACCAGCACCGACCGCGAATTCGATGGCATCGAGGTTCACATGAGCCTCGTGCCTAACCCCAGCCATCTCGAGGCGGTCGACCCGGTCGTCCTCGGCAAGGCGCGCGCGCAGCAGGCCATCCGTGACGACCTCAAGAAGCATGAGCAGGTCCTGCCCGTGCTCATCCACGGCGATGCGGCCTTCGCCGGCCAGGGCATCGTGTGGGAGTGTCTCGGCTTTTCCGGCGTGCGCGGCTACAACACCGGCGGCTGCCTGCACTTCGTCATCAATAACCAGATCGGCTTTACCACCAGCCCGCAGTTCGCGCGCAGCTCGCCGTATCCGAGCGACGTCGCCAAGGGCGTCCAGGCACCGATCCTGCACGTCAACGGCGATGATCCCGAAGCGGTGACCTTCGCCTGCAAGCTGGCGGTGGACTACCGCCAGACGTTCGGCCGCGACATCGTGATCGATATGTGGTGCTATCGCCGCTTCGGTCACAACGAAGGCGACGAACCGAGCTTCACTCAGCCGATCATGTACGACCGGATCCGCAAGCACCCGAAGGTGAGCGAGATCTATTCGGCGCGGCTCGAGAAGGAAGGCGTGATCGACCAGGCATACCTCGACGGGCTGATTACCGAATTCACCGACACGCTCGAAGAGGACTTCAAGGCCGCTGAAAGCTACAAGCCCAACGAGGCCGACTGGTTCGGCGGCCGCTGGGCGGGCCTCAACAAGCCGGTCGATCCCGAAACCGCACGGCGCAATGTCGATACAGCGATCGAGCGCAAGCTGTTCGACAGCCTCGGCCGCACGCTGACTACCGTCCCCGACGACGTAACGATCCACAAGACGCTCGGCCGCGTGCTCGATGCCAAGCGGGCGATGTTCGAAAGCGGCGAAGGCTTCGACTGGGCAACGGGCGAAGCGCTCGCCTTCGGCAGCCTCGTCACCGAAGGGTTCGGCGTGCGCCTCTCGGGCCAGGATTCGGGTCGCGGTACGTTCAGCCAGCGCCACGCGGTGTGGATCGACCAGAACGACGAGCGCAAGTACATCCCGCTCGCGACCCTGCCGCATGGCAAGTTCGAGGTCTACGACAGCCCCCTATCCGAATACGGCGTGCTCGGCTTCGAATATGGCTTTGCGATGGCCGATCCCAAGAGCCTGGTGATGTGGGAAGCGCAGTTCGGCGATTTCGCCAACGGTGCGCAGATCATGATCGACCAGTACATCGCCAGCGGCGAGGTCAAGTGGCTGCGGGCCAACGGCCTGGTGATGCTGCTGCCCCATGGCTACGAGGGCCAGGGGCCGGAACACAGCTCCGCCCGGCTCGAGCGGTTCCTGCAACTGTGCGCGAACGACAATATCCAGGTGTGCAATATCACCACGCCGGCGAACTACTTCCACGTGCTGCGTCGGCAGATGCTCCGCCCGTTCCGCAAGCCGCTGGTCATCATGACCCCCAAGAGCTTGCTGCGGCATCCGCTCGCCAAGTCGAATGCCGACGAGTTCGTCGGCGAGAACCATTTCATGCGGATCAAGTCCGACATGAAGGAAATTGCCGACAAGAACGTGCGGCGCCTGGTGCTGTGCAGCGGAAAGGTCGCCTACGACCTGATGGAACGGCGGGACAAGGAAGGGCTGGAAGACGTCTCGATCGTCCGCATCGAGCAGCTCTACCCCTTCCCCGGCGATCCGCTGGCGATCCGCCTGAAGCGCATGACCAATCTCGAAGAGATCGTCTGGTGCCAGGAAGAACCGAAGAACAACGGCGCGTGGTTCTTCGTCGACCGTCTGATCGAACAGGCCGCCGCCGATGCCGGAAAGCCCGGCATGCGCCCCGTTTACGCGGGTCGCGAACCTGCGGCATCGCCTGCCACGGGCCTTGCCAAGCGGCACCAGGTCCAGCAGGAATCGCTCGTTTCCATCGCCCTCGGCCTGGCCGACGGCGGCGACGCTGCCCGGCAGCTGAAATCCCGCAAATCCAGCAAGAAAGCCGGATAA
- the odhB gene encoding 2-oxoglutarate dehydrogenase complex dihydrolipoyllysine-residue succinyltransferase, which produces MATEITVPALGESVSEGTIGEWLKQPGDAVAVDEPIASLETDKVAVEVPSPVAGVLGEHRAAVGDTVEVGAVIATVEEGGAPAAKADAPKAEVPDAGVEKAAPAQAKEAVGSSASSAPEGGDGAQTLSPAVRRAVLEHGLDPSTIKGTGKDGRLTKEDVLAAASQKQDTAKTGSPAPAPAASPAPAAAAAPSASGERREERVKMTRMRQTIARRLKGAQEEAALLTTFNDCDMSAVIEAREKYKDLFAKKHDIKLGFMGFFAKAACLALKDVPAANAYIEGDEIVYHDYVDISVAVSAPNGLVVPVIRDAQAKGFAQIEKDIADFGKRAKDGTLTMEDMKGGTFTISNGGVFGSLMSTPIINPPQSAVLGLHRIEDRPVAVNGEVVIRPMMYLALSYDHRLIDGREAVTALKIIKEAIEDPTRMLIDL; this is translated from the coding sequence ATGGCCACTGAAATCACCGTCCCCGCCCTCGGCGAATCCGTTTCCGAAGGCACCATCGGCGAATGGCTCAAGCAGCCCGGCGATGCCGTCGCCGTCGACGAGCCGATCGCCAGCCTCGAAACCGACAAGGTCGCGGTCGAAGTCCCCTCGCCCGTCGCAGGCGTGCTCGGCGAACATCGCGCCGCCGTCGGCGATACGGTCGAAGTCGGCGCAGTCATCGCCACGGTCGAGGAAGGCGGCGCGCCAGCCGCCAAGGCCGATGCGCCCAAGGCCGAAGTCCCCGATGCAGGCGTGGAAAAGGCTGCTCCCGCCCAGGCGAAGGAAGCTGTCGGATCTTCTGCCAGTTCCGCCCCGGAAGGCGGCGACGGCGCGCAGACCCTGTCGCCGGCAGTGCGCCGCGCGGTGCTCGAACACGGGCTCGACCCCTCGACGATCAAGGGCACCGGCAAGGATGGCCGCCTGACCAAGGAAGACGTGCTCGCCGCGGCCAGCCAGAAGCAGGACACGGCCAAGACCGGCTCGCCCGCACCGGCTCCGGCGGCATCGCCTGCTCCGGCCGCTGCTGCCGCGCCTTCCGCAAGCGGCGAACGCCGCGAGGAACGCGTCAAGATGACGCGCATGCGCCAGACCATCGCCCGGCGCCTCAAGGGCGCACAGGAAGAAGCGGCGTTGCTCACCACCTTCAACGATTGCGACATGAGCGCGGTCATCGAAGCGCGCGAGAAATACAAGGACCTGTTCGCCAAGAAGCACGACATCAAGCTCGGCTTCATGGGCTTCTTCGCCAAGGCAGCCTGCCTCGCGCTGAAGGACGTGCCAGCGGCCAATGCCTATATCGAGGGCGACGAGATCGTCTATCACGACTACGTCGACATCTCGGTCGCGGTTTCGGCCCCAAACGGCCTCGTGGTCCCCGTCATCCGCGATGCGCAGGCCAAGGGCTTCGCGCAGATCGAGAAGGACATCGCCGATTTCGGCAAGCGCGCCAAGGACGGCACGCTGACGATGGAAGACATGAAGGGCGGCACCTTCACCATCAGCAACGGCGGCGTGTTCGGCTCGCTCATGTCGACCCCGATCATCAATCCGCCGCAGAGCGCCGTGCTCGGCCTTCACCGGATCGAGGATCGCCCTGTCGCAGTGAACGGCGAAGTCGTCATACGCCCGATGATGTACCTCGCTCTGTCCTACGACCACCGCCTGATCGACGGCCGCGAGGCCGTGACCGCGCTCAAGATCATCAAGGAAGCGATCGAAGATCCCACGCGGATGCTGATCGACCTCTGA
- the lpdA gene encoding dihydrolipoyl dehydrogenase yields the protein MAEYDYDVLVIGAGPGGYVAAIRAAQLGLKTACAESRETLGGTCLNVGCIPSKALLHASEYFEAAAGDHMAHMGIEVTPKLDLPKMQAHRQDAVDGLTKGIEFLFKKNKVDWKKGRATFQDAHTVKVGDETVTAREVVIATGSSVTPLPGVEVDNDKGVVVDSTGALVLSKVPEHMIVIGGGVIGLELGSVWRRLGAKVTCVEFLDEILPGMDGDIRKEARKVFKKQGIEFKLGTKVTGCTVSGDKATLTMEPAAGGDAETMEADCVLVSIGRRPNTEGLGLDAIGLELNKRGQIEVDHEFRTAVDGVRAIGDVIPGPMLAHKAEDEGIAVAEWIAGQTGIVNHDVIPSVVYTHPEIAGVGLTEEEAKEHGTIKVGKFPMMANSRAKTNHEPDGFVKVISDAETDRVMGVWAIAVPAGTMIAEAALAMEFGATSEDIAYTCHAHPTHSEAVKEAAMAVTGKPIHM from the coding sequence ATGGCTGAATACGACTACGACGTCCTCGTCATCGGCGCAGGCCCGGGCGGCTATGTTGCCGCCATTCGCGCCGCGCAACTGGGGCTGAAGACCGCCTGTGCCGAAAGCCGCGAGACGCTGGGCGGGACCTGCCTCAACGTCGGCTGCATTCCGTCCAAGGCCCTGCTTCATGCGTCCGAATATTTCGAGGCCGCTGCCGGCGATCACATGGCACACATGGGTATCGAGGTGACGCCGAAGCTCGATCTGCCCAAGATGCAGGCCCACCGGCAGGACGCCGTCGATGGCCTGACGAAGGGCATCGAATTCCTGTTCAAGAAGAACAAGGTCGACTGGAAAAAGGGCCGCGCCACGTTCCAGGACGCGCATACTGTCAAGGTCGGCGACGAAACGGTAACCGCCAGGGAAGTCGTCATAGCGACCGGCTCTTCGGTCACCCCCCTGCCCGGTGTCGAGGTCGACAATGACAAGGGCGTAGTCGTCGACTCCACCGGCGCGCTGGTCCTCTCCAAGGTGCCCGAGCACATGATCGTGATCGGCGGTGGCGTGATCGGGCTGGAACTCGGCAGCGTATGGCGGCGCCTCGGCGCCAAGGTGACCTGTGTGGAATTCCTCGACGAAATCCTGCCCGGCATGGACGGCGACATCCGCAAGGAAGCGCGCAAGGTTTTCAAGAAGCAGGGCATCGAGTTCAAGCTCGGCACCAAGGTCACCGGCTGCACCGTCAGCGGCGACAAGGCCACGCTGACGATGGAGCCCGCCGCGGGCGGCGATGCCGAAACGATGGAAGCGGACTGTGTACTCGTGTCGATCGGACGCAGGCCAAATACCGAAGGCCTAGGGCTCGACGCGATCGGGCTCGAACTGAACAAGCGCGGCCAGATCGAGGTCGATCACGAATTCCGCACGGCGGTCGATGGCGTTCGCGCGATCGGCGACGTGATTCCGGGCCCGATGCTGGCGCATAAGGCCGAAGATGAAGGCATCGCGGTCGCCGAATGGATCGCGGGCCAGACCGGCATCGTGAACCACGACGTGATTCCGTCGGTCGTCTACACCCACCCGGAAATCGCCGGCGTCGGCCTCACCGAGGAAGAGGCCAAGGAACATGGCACGATCAAGGTCGGCAAGTTCCCGATGATGGCCAACAGCCGCGCCAAGACCAACCACGAGCCCGACGGTTTCGTGAAGGTCATTTCCGATGCGGAAACCGACCGCGTGATGGGTGTCTGGGCGATCGCCGTTCCCGCCGGGACCATGATCGCAGAAGCTGCGTTGGCGATGGAATTCGGCGCCACGTCGGAAGACATCGCCTACACCTGCCACGCTCATCCGACGCATTCGGAAGCGGTCAAGGAAGCAGCCATGGCGGTGACCGGCAAGCCGATCCACATGTAG
- a CDS encoding carotenoid oxygenase family protein: MNSVEAPAKPWHLRGNWAPVVDELETGELRVEGEIPSDLNGTYIRTGPNPASGHSVHWFFGDGMLHGIRLENGKARWHRSRYVQTRGLGEDPLASGNLGKLDYSKANTHIVSHAGKILALNEGGWPYAIDQELATKGVENYGGKLTTAMTAHPKVCPETGELMAFSYASYQAPFVHYIRVGADGQLKQLEAIDIPQKVMMHDFAITRNYVIFLDLPVVFDFALAAKGFPYEFRPASGARLGVMPREGSNADVRWFEIEPCAIFHTVNAHESDGKIVMTASRMGSWSADDFADVGYLWRWTIDLESGTVREEQVDDRPGDFGRVNDKVVGLDARYGYLMEMAGEGEPEAPTYGHALLKYDLHSGNCTPHFLGERVHGGEPTFVQTGEGEDDGYVMTFVHDEESDRSHFVILDAKDFDGPPVATIHLEERVPYGAHGNWIPLA; the protein is encoded by the coding sequence ATGAACAGCGTCGAAGCGCCCGCCAAGCCCTGGCATCTCCGCGGCAACTGGGCTCCAGTCGTCGATGAACTCGAGACGGGCGAGCTGCGCGTCGAGGGCGAGATCCCGAGCGATCTCAACGGGACTTATATCCGCACCGGCCCAAATCCGGCCTCAGGCCATTCGGTGCACTGGTTCTTCGGCGACGGGATGCTGCACGGCATCCGGCTGGAGAACGGCAAGGCGAGATGGCATCGCAGCAGATACGTGCAGACGCGCGGCCTCGGCGAGGACCCCCTCGCTTCGGGCAATCTCGGCAAGCTCGATTACAGCAAGGCCAATACGCACATCGTCAGCCATGCTGGCAAGATCCTGGCGCTGAACGAAGGCGGCTGGCCTTACGCGATCGACCAGGAACTGGCGACGAAGGGGGTCGAGAACTACGGCGGCAAGTTGACGACCGCGATGACGGCGCATCCCAAGGTGTGCCCGGAAACCGGTGAGCTGATGGCCTTTTCCTACGCCAGCTACCAGGCGCCCTTCGTGCATTACATCAGGGTCGGCGCGGACGGGCAGCTCAAGCAGCTCGAAGCGATCGATATTCCGCAGAAGGTGATGATGCACGACTTCGCGATCACCCGGAATTACGTCATCTTCCTCGATCTGCCGGTCGTATTCGACTTCGCCCTGGCGGCGAAGGGATTTCCCTACGAGTTCCGTCCCGCTTCCGGAGCGCGCCTGGGCGTCATGCCGCGCGAAGGATCGAATGCGGATGTTCGATGGTTCGAGATCGAGCCCTGCGCCATTTTCCATACGGTCAATGCGCACGAGTCCGACGGCAAGATCGTGATGACGGCATCGCGCATGGGTTCATGGAGCGCGGACGATTTTGCCGATGTCGGCTATCTGTGGCGCTGGACGATCGACCTCGAGAGCGGCACGGTTCGCGAGGAGCAGGTGGACGATCGGCCGGGCGATTTTGGCCGGGTAAACGATAAGGTCGTCGGGCTGGACGCTCGCTATGGCTATCTGATGGAGATGGCCGGCGAAGGCGAGCCCGAAGCGCCGACCTACGGGCACGCCCTGCTGAAATACGATCTTCATTCCGGCAATTGCACGCCGCATTTCCTGGGCGAGCGGGTACACGGTGGGGAGCCCACTTTCGTCCAGACCGGCGAGGGCGAGGACGACGGTTACGTGATGACCTTCGTACACGACGAGGAATCCGACCGGTCGCACTTCGTCATTCTCGACGCGAAGGATTTCGACGGACCGCCGGTCGCGACGATCCATCTCGAAGAGCGCGTGCCTTACGGCGCGCACGGTAACTGGATCCCGCTGGCCTGA
- a CDS encoding dipeptidyl-peptidase 3 family protein, which translates to MRLAVLPLLLATAACTTYPASDPVKSANSGVTVSQVSEAEAAYDYRASMDTLAVVDMNPDTSYLTGEERQVVNKLIEASGLMTQIYLRQRSVDNPQIRTAIERSRRADQKLLLEMFDRNLGPWDEMAELHPFWGTDPMPKGAGFYPEDLTVEEFDAYLAAHPEQAKSLTSEYTVVRREGDRLVAVPYSVEYRAWLVPAAQLLREAAQITTNPSLKKFLSLRAASFLSDDYFESELAWMDLEGTPIEVAIGPYEVYTDKLYGKKAAFESFVTLKDPQASAALDKYKGYLRDMEANLPIPEKDKNFQRGFASPIAVADQIQGGGDNVPGTQTIAFNLPNDERVREAKGAKKVILSNVLGAKYDRILDPIADVVLSADQAPLVVKKYMQLNTLFHELSHSLGPGSITVGGRATTVNDELKDQYSRLEESKADVMGIWNILFMMEKGELPRAEKNQLFATYFAGLFRSVRFGTESAHGYGAALQYGYLKSVGAFRFDEANGHYVIDPAKMEAGIESLLNKQLMIQAAGDYAGAKAFFDQYAHLDAHAEAAIASMDAIPVDILPVYPDEV; encoded by the coding sequence ATGCGCCTTGCCGTCCTGCCGCTGCTTCTCGCGACCGCCGCCTGCACCACCTATCCGGCCAGCGACCCGGTCAAGTCGGCCAATTCGGGCGTCACCGTCAGCCAGGTTTCGGAAGCCGAGGCTGCCTATGACTACCGCGCGAGCATGGATACGCTCGCAGTGGTCGATATGAATCCCGACACCAGCTATCTGACTGGCGAGGAACGCCAGGTCGTCAACAAGCTGATCGAGGCATCCGGGTTGATGACGCAGATTTACCTGCGTCAGCGCAGCGTCGACAATCCGCAGATCCGCACCGCGATCGAGCGCAGCCGCCGGGCGGACCAGAAGCTGCTGCTCGAAATGTTCGACCGCAACCTCGGTCCGTGGGACGAGATGGCCGAACTGCACCCGTTCTGGGGCACCGATCCCATGCCGAAGGGTGCAGGCTTCTATCCCGAGGATCTGACGGTCGAGGAGTTCGACGCCTATCTCGCCGCGCATCCCGAGCAGGCAAAATCGCTGACCAGCGAATATACCGTCGTCCGGCGCGAAGGCGACCGGCTGGTCGCCGTCCCCTATTCGGTCGAATACCGGGCATGGTTGGTACCGGCAGCGCAACTGCTGCGCGAAGCGGCGCAGATCACCACCAACCCCAGCCTCAAGAAGTTCCTCTCGTTGCGCGCGGCAAGCTTCCTGAGCGACGATTATTTCGAGAGCGAACTCGCCTGGATGGATCTCGAAGGCACGCCGATCGAAGTCGCGATCGGTCCTTACGAGGTCTACACCGACAAGCTCTATGGTAAGAAGGCCGCGTTCGAAAGCTTCGTGACGTTGAAGGACCCGCAGGCTTCCGCCGCACTCGACAAGTACAAGGGCTACCTCCGCGACATGGAGGCGAACCTGCCGATCCCTGAGAAGGACAAGAACTTCCAGCGCGGTTTCGCCAGCCCGATCGCGGTCGCCGACCAGATCCAGGGCGGGGGCGACAACGTGCCCGGTACGCAGACCATCGCTTTCAACCTGCCGAACGACGAGCGGGTCCGCGAAGCGAAGGGGGCCAAGAAGGTCATCCTGTCGAACGTCCTGGGGGCCAAATACGACCGCATCCTCGATCCCATCGCCGATGTCGTGCTGAGCGCGGACCAGGCACCGCTGGTGGTCAAGAAATACATGCAGCTCAACACGCTGTTCCACGAGCTGTCTCACAGCCTGGGGCCGGGCTCGATCACGGTCGGTGGCCGGGCAACCACAGTGAACGACGAATTGAAGGACCAGTATTCGCGGCTGGAAGAATCCAAGGCCGACGTCATGGGGATCTGGAACATCCTCTTCATGATGGAGAAGGGCGAATTGCCCCGCGCCGAGAAGAACCAGCTCTTCGCGACCTATTTTGCAGGCCTGTTCCGTTCGGTCCGTTTCGGGACAGAAAGCGCTCACGGTTATGGCGCTGCACTGCAATACGGCTACCTCAAGAGCGTCGGCGCGTTCCGTTTCGACGAGGCGAACGGCCACTACGTCATCGACCCTGCGAAGATGGAAGCCGGGATCGAGAGCCTGCTCAACAAGCAGCTGATGATCCAGGCAGCCGGCGACTATGCCGGAGCGAAAGCCTTTTTCGACCAGTACGCCCATCTCGACGCGCATGCGGAAGCTGCGATCGCCTCGATGGATGCCATTCCGGTCGACATCCTGCCGGTTTACCCCGACGAGGTCTGA
- a CDS encoding amidase family protein: MSYPKLTGEPGAIELAAQISAGELSPLEAVDAAIARIEAGDGEINAVVVRDFERARDTARSLDGKAAGKDQPLFGVPITVKESFDVAGLPTCWGHENFAGQIAAADSHVVSALKAAGVIIVGKTNVPVDLADWQSFNPVYGRTRNPHDPAMSAGGSSGGSAAAVAAGFVPCEYGTDIGGSVRVPAHFNGIWGHKTSWGLVSKAGHDHPITQGAGAHDGALSIAGPLARNPEDLDLLVRLTANLPIKQRSKPIRECRIFYLREHPVSPTDASVREPLDAAFAAFDKAGLRVDTDGVGLPDLVTQHADYLKMLNIAMARGEPGPGGERATATDWFELLDRQSRCESAWAEFFQDYDFVLAAPTPIVAFPHRDRQIFQENYTIDGVERPAAEGLAWAGLATFPNLPSTVLPVGASASGLPCGMQVMGPHWRDLDCIAAAKALGEILHH, translated from the coding sequence ATGAGCTACCCGAAATTGACCGGAGAACCGGGCGCGATCGAACTGGCGGCGCAGATCTCCGCCGGAGAGCTGTCACCGCTCGAGGCGGTCGATGCCGCGATCGCGCGGATCGAAGCTGGCGATGGCGAGATCAATGCCGTCGTGGTGCGCGATTTCGAACGCGCCCGCGATACGGCGCGCTCGCTTGACGGCAAGGCAGCGGGCAAGGACCAGCCGCTGTTCGGCGTGCCGATCACGGTCAAGGAGAGCTTCGACGTCGCCGGGCTGCCGACCTGCTGGGGGCACGAGAACTTCGCCGGGCAGATCGCGGCGGCGGATTCGCATGTCGTATCCGCGCTGAAGGCCGCGGGCGTCATCATCGTCGGCAAGACGAACGTTCCCGTCGACCTCGCCGACTGGCAGAGCTTCAACCCGGTCTACGGTCGCACCCGCAATCCGCACGATCCTGCGATGAGTGCGGGCGGCTCCTCGGGTGGCAGCGCGGCGGCGGTGGCCGCGGGGTTCGTGCCGTGCGAATACGGAACCGACATCGGCGGATCGGTCCGCGTACCGGCGCATTTCAACGGCATCTGGGGCCACAAGACGAGCTGGGGCCTGGTCAGCAAGGCAGGCCACGATCACCCGATTACGCAAGGTGCAGGCGCGCATGACGGCGCGCTGTCCATCGCGGGGCCACTGGCGCGCAATCCCGAAGATCTCGACCTGCTTGTTCGCCTGACGGCCAACCTTCCGATCAAGCAGCGCAGCAAGCCGATCCGCGAATGCCGGATTTTCTACCTGCGAGAGCACCCGGTCAGCCCGACCGACGCGAGCGTGCGCGAGCCGCTCGATGCCGCTTTCGCAGCATTCGACAAGGCGGGCCTGCGCGTCGATACCGATGGCGTCGGCCTGCCCGATCTCGTCACCCAGCACGCCGACTACCTCAAGATGCTCAACATCGCGATGGCACGCGGCGAGCCGGGCCCGGGCGGCGAGCGGGCCACCGCGACCGACTGGTTCGAACTGCTCGACCGCCAGTCCCGTTGCGAAAGCGCCTGGGCGGAGTTCTTCCAGGACTATGATTTCGTCCTGGCTGCGCCCACACCGATCGTCGCCTTCCCGCACCGCGACCGGCAGATCTTCCAGGAGAACTACACGATCGACGGGGTCGAACGACCGGCCGCCGAAGGCCTCGCCTGGGCCGGGCTCGCGACTTTCCCCAACCTGCCGTCCACCGTGCTGCCGGTCGGCGCAAGCGCTTCGGGTCTGCCCTGCGGGATGCAGGTGATGGGGCCGCACTGGCGCGATCTCGATTGCATTGCAGCCGCAAAGGCGCTTGGCGAAATCCTCCACCACTGA
- a CDS encoding PepSY domain-containing protein has translation MRLFAKWHIWLAWLTGIPILMWVVTGLVMVSKPIEEVRGTDLLIEVPEQNLPRDITIAVNLPPSITKPVRSVRTAMERGELVTRIEYADGTSDRLREDGTTMGPLSELEARLIVEEGVLGGDRIASTRRYTAEGVPFDFRRPMPVWQVALENGTNVYVGAETGRIEAVRTRWWRLFDFMWGLHIMDLQTREDTSHPVLILFAALSALASLLGVVLMFRRRRARVAPPAVTEQQQDEAVPSTDPAPDSPDAA, from the coding sequence ATGCGCCTGTTTGCCAAATGGCACATCTGGCTCGCCTGGCTGACCGGCATCCCGATCCTGATGTGGGTCGTCACCGGCCTAGTCATGGTGTCGAAACCGATCGAGGAAGTTCGCGGCACGGACCTGCTCATTGAGGTGCCCGAGCAGAACCTGCCGCGCGATATCACCATCGCCGTGAACCTGCCGCCGAGCATCACCAAGCCGGTCCGCTCCGTGCGCACCGCGATGGAACGTGGCGAGCTGGTGACCCGGATCGAATATGCCGACGGCACGAGCGACCGCTTGCGCGAGGACGGCACGACCATGGGGCCGCTGTCGGAGCTGGAAGCGCGGCTGATCGTCGAGGAAGGGGTCCTCGGCGGCGACCGGATCGCGAGCACGCGGCGGTATACCGCCGAAGGCGTGCCGTTCGATTTCCGTCGCCCGATGCCGGTCTGGCAAGTCGCGCTGGAGAACGGGACCAACGTCTATGTCGGAGCCGAGACGGGGCGGATCGAGGCGGTGCGGACTCGCTGGTGGCGCCTGTTCGATTTCATGTGGGGCCTGCACATCATGGACCTTCAGACGCGAGAGGACACCTCGCACCCGGTGCTGATCCTGTTCGCAGCCCTGAGCGCGCTGGCCTCGCTGCTCGGCGTCGTCCTGATGTTCCGTCGCCGCAGGGCACGGGTCGCGCCGCCTGCCGTCACCGAGCAACAGCAAGACGAGGCAGTGCCGAGCACCGATCCGGCCCCGGACTCACCGGACGCGGCATGA